From Zhongshania aliphaticivorans, one genomic window encodes:
- a CDS encoding TetR/AcrR family transcriptional regulator — translation MSAKKRTQSERSLVTKEKILMASSHLIALNGFSQLRVADIAAEAGISVGAVLHHYKTKDAILLATIEYAFSNVTHLSLRRAMKNFDGKDVWAELIDDAKEFFFSDYFFIAVNILLSSMTPSALRGEIVDITRSARVPVEDAWAKALVSKGYSEKRSAGLVAMTFSMIRGFAVRNLWDNSVGVWDEHLAMWKELVESEMKK, via the coding sequence GTGAGTGCTAAGAAAAGAACGCAGTCTGAGCGGAGTTTAGTGACCAAAGAAAAGATTTTGATGGCGTCGTCGCATTTGATAGCGCTAAATGGTTTTTCTCAATTACGAGTGGCGGATATCGCAGCTGAAGCAGGGATATCGGTAGGGGCAGTTCTACATCACTACAAAACGAAAGATGCCATTTTGCTCGCGACAATTGAATATGCTTTTTCGAATGTTACACACCTATCTTTGAGGCGTGCAATGAAGAATTTTGACGGAAAGGATGTGTGGGCGGAGTTGATTGATGATGCTAAAGAGTTTTTCTTTAGCGACTATTTTTTCATCGCAGTTAATATATTGCTCTCATCCATGACTCCGTCCGCATTGAGGGGTGAGATTGTTGATATCACAAGATCTGCCCGCGTACCAGTTGAGGATGCATGGGCTAAGGCTCTCGTCTCAAAAGGATACTCTGAAAAAAGGTCAGCTGGGCTGGTGGCAATGACGTTTTCAATGATACGGGGCTTTGCTGTCAGGAATTTGTGGGATAACTCGGTAGGTGTGTGGGATGAGCATCTTGCGATGTGGAAGGAGTTGGTTGAGAGCGAAATGAAAAAATAG
- a CDS encoding non-heme iron oxygenase ferredoxin subunit, which produces MSLIELFDVSEISSGEMRKAELPCGKTVAVYNVDGEIFATADLCTHEDVSLCDDGSLLGGVVECGWHYGTYDVKTGKALTYPCEVDLEVYPVRIIDHRVLLEV; this is translated from the coding sequence ATGAGTTTGATAGAGCTTTTTGATGTAAGTGAGATTTCCAGTGGTGAGATGCGAAAAGCAGAGTTGCCATGTGGTAAAACAGTTGCGGTTTATAATGTGGATGGAGAGATTTTCGCCACAGCAGATCTGTGCACCCACGAGGATGTGTCGCTGTGTGACGACGGGAGCTTACTCGGTGGTGTGGTCGAGTGCGGGTGGCATTATGGGACGTATGATGTAAAGACTGGTAAGGCCCTTACTTATCCTTGTGAGGTGGATCTTGAAGTGTACCCAGTAAGAATTATCGATCACAGGGTGCTTTTAGAGGTATAA
- a CDS encoding aromatic ring-hydroxylating oxygenase subunit alpha, whose translation MVVKKENSLKIDADKCEFLVGRINFVSDEIFELEKEKIFSKCWLYLGHESELAKAGDFVTRQVGGRSIIFVKDRESEVKALLNTCPHRGAQVCREKSGTAKSFQCFYHGWVFSNSGKLVGIPGDDSYPDGFIDNPEKSLTPVPLHSSYRGFHFICFDRGSISLIDYLGNSKEYLDLVVDQAEFGAEIIGGTQEYSIDANWKLLAENSYDGYHAPTNHSTYFDYLKNTTGGLNGSKLEGVGLDLGNGHGVIEYTAPFGRPIASWIEAWGEDGKVRINKIYARLVERFGEERASRIAKFNRNIHIFPNLVVNDIMALTIRTFFPLAPNHMHVNAWSLAPVGEDDVDRKERMFNFLEFLGPGGFATPDDIEALENCQLGFRNMLEARWNDVSRGMNKEEPASDDEEQMRGYWKEWSRRVFDT comes from the coding sequence ATGGTTGTTAAAAAAGAAAATTCATTAAAAATAGACGCTGATAAATGTGAGTTTCTGGTTGGGCGTATAAATTTTGTCAGCGATGAAATATTTGAATTGGAAAAAGAAAAAATTTTTTCAAAATGCTGGCTATATCTTGGTCATGAAAGTGAGTTAGCAAAAGCCGGCGATTTCGTGACAAGGCAGGTCGGTGGTAGGTCGATAATATTTGTTAAGGACCGTGAATCCGAGGTCAAGGCATTACTAAACACATGCCCTCATCGGGGTGCGCAAGTTTGCCGTGAAAAATCTGGAACTGCAAAATCATTCCAATGTTTTTATCACGGTTGGGTTTTTTCTAACTCGGGAAAACTGGTTGGCATTCCGGGTGATGATAGCTATCCTGATGGGTTTATTGATAACCCAGAAAAGAGTTTGACTCCAGTTCCATTGCATAGTTCGTATAGAGGTTTTCATTTCATTTGTTTTGATAGGGGCTCAATTTCCCTAATTGATTACCTTGGGAATTCGAAAGAATATCTGGATCTAGTTGTTGACCAGGCAGAGTTTGGAGCCGAGATTATAGGCGGCACACAAGAGTACTCGATTGATGCCAATTGGAAGCTTCTTGCGGAAAATAGCTACGATGGTTACCACGCGCCAACAAATCATTCTACGTATTTCGATTACTTGAAAAATACGACAGGCGGTTTAAATGGATCTAAATTAGAGGGTGTGGGCTTGGATCTCGGTAACGGGCATGGTGTTATCGAGTACACGGCGCCGTTTGGTCGGCCCATAGCTAGTTGGATAGAGGCGTGGGGGGAGGATGGGAAGGTTAGAATTAACAAAATATATGCGCGGTTGGTTGAACGTTTTGGAGAGGAGCGGGCTAGTCGAATTGCTAAATTCAACCGAAACATACATATTTTTCCAAATCTAGTTGTTAACGACATAATGGCGCTGACCATAAGGACGTTTTTTCCACTAGCTCCTAATCATATGCATGTGAACGCTTGGTCCCTAGCGCCGGTCGGCGAGGATGACGTTGATAGAAAGGAGCGTATGTTTAATTTTCTCGAATTTCTGGGGCCGGGCGGGTTTGCCACGCCTGATGATATCGAGGCTTTAGAAAATTGTCAGTTAGGTTTTAGGAACATGCTGGAAGCTCGGTGGAATGATGTTTCTAGGGGTATGAACAAAGAAGAGCCCGCATCAGACGATGAAGAGCAAATGCGGGGTTATTGGAAAGAGTGGTCTCGACGAGTATTTGATACCTAG
- a CDS encoding SDR family NAD(P)-dependent oxidoreductase, with translation MDGVAVVTGSGRGIGFALAKRLAKDGFSLLIADIDRDLASEARDKIRHEFSSKVEIFVGDISAQDSNKEMIEYAIENFGGIDVLVNNAGGGVISPFLEHTPESLHTTISRNLWTTIWSCWHVLPFMVAKNYGRIVNIGADSVRNGLWNHAAYNAAKGGVHGLTSGLAREFAQQGITVNTVAPCAVSTPQLAEIGRLDKDMLAKYLSVIPMGRAADMDEVASAVSYLASEEARYITGQVISVNGGSTML, from the coding sequence ATGGATGGAGTAGCAGTAGTAACTGGATCTGGTCGTGGCATAGGTTTTGCGCTCGCTAAACGGTTAGCAAAGGATGGTTTCTCACTTTTGATTGCGGACATAGATCGTGATTTGGCATCTGAGGCAAGGGATAAAATTCGGCACGAATTTTCGTCTAAGGTAGAAATATTTGTTGGTGATATTTCGGCGCAAGACTCAAATAAAGAAATGATCGAATATGCCATCGAGAATTTTGGTGGAATTGATGTGCTTGTAAATAACGCAGGTGGCGGTGTAATTTCGCCATTTTTAGAGCACACGCCTGAGTCATTGCATACCACTATATCTAGAAATTTATGGACCACAATTTGGAGTTGCTGGCATGTACTTCCATTTATGGTTGCAAAGAATTATGGGCGTATCGTCAACATCGGCGCTGACTCAGTACGGAATGGATTGTGGAATCATGCGGCATATAACGCTGCGAAAGGAGGCGTGCATGGGCTTACAAGTGGTTTGGCAAGGGAGTTCGCTCAGCAGGGCATTACAGTTAACACCGTTGCGCCCTGCGCTGTGAGTACGCCTCAATTAGCTGAAATAGGGCGGCTAGATAAGGATATGTTAGCTAAATATTTGAGCGTCATTCCGATGGGGCGCGCCGCGGACATGGATGAAGTTGCTTCGGCTGTTAGCTATTTAGCTTCGGAGGAGGCACGCTACATCACTGGTCAAGTGATTAGCGTAAATGGTGGAAGTACGATGTTGTAG
- a CDS encoding aromatic-ring-hydroxylating dioxygenase subunit beta encodes MKNYKCVSDISKSDIEDFIVEESYLIDSWKLEEWYSLFSTGGSYLVPSTDIDYNSSPAENLFYIADDYFRLGERVKRLLKRNAHSEFPRSKVLHQNTNFRIISSDLDTLYASCNFLIHRTKIDTVKCFYGTAYYKFNVDGGEIKIKEKRLAMATEGLRKQGRISIIL; translated from the coding sequence ATGAAAAATTATAAGTGCGTTTCCGATATTTCAAAGTCGGATATAGAGGATTTTATCGTTGAGGAGTCTTATTTGATAGATAGCTGGAAATTAGAAGAATGGTATTCGCTATTTTCGACTGGCGGTAGCTATTTAGTCCCGTCGACGGATATTGATTATAATTCTTCTCCAGCGGAAAATTTATTTTATATTGCGGACGATTACTTTCGGTTAGGGGAGAGGGTGAAAAGGCTTTTAAAGCGAAATGCACACTCGGAATTTCCACGATCTAAGGTTTTGCATCAGAATACTAATTTTCGAATTATTTCCTCGGATCTCGACACCTTGTATGCGTCATGCAATTTCCTAATCCACCGAACAAAGATTGATACGGTTAAATGCTTTTATGGAACCGCGTACTATAAATTTAATGTTGATGGTGGCGAAATAAAAATAAAAGAAAAGAGATTGGCCATGGCAACAGAAGGTCTTCGGAAGCAAGGTCGGATTAGTATAATATTATAA
- a CDS encoding 2Fe-2S iron-sulfur cluster-binding protein codes for MKIFKSLFKKKIRTVFLEGKQLDFPVEPGSTILESALRNGINFPHNCTVGTCGSCKCRLLEGKISAHSEFGYTLSSQEVSSGYILACQSTPRQEKTIISVELDETTPSNLSSFTGRIIENKLLTHDIAKVTIKLSQPLKFIAGQYANIKAQSLARERNYSFASAPEDAGVSDVIFYIRKVDGGGFTERLFSGNMQNEILDLTGPHGNFHLRDSVSPMLCIAGGSGLAPIFSILKDAINNNVNRPCALLVGARTQKDLYELDVIKEISDKWNGDFLFLPVLSHEPKESTWDGARGLVTEFILDAFPNIETENAEAYMCGPPGMIDAGIATLTENGVQLSSIHYDKFTDQSHSAKMS; via the coding sequence ATGAAAATCTTTAAATCACTTTTTAAAAAGAAAATAAGAACTGTATTTCTAGAAGGAAAACAGTTGGACTTCCCTGTTGAGCCAGGGAGCACTATTTTGGAGTCCGCACTACGAAACGGAATCAACTTCCCACACAATTGCACCGTAGGAACCTGCGGATCGTGTAAATGCCGTCTTTTAGAAGGCAAAATTTCAGCACATTCCGAGTTCGGCTACACCCTTTCAAGCCAAGAGGTATCTTCCGGCTATATCCTGGCTTGCCAGTCAACCCCTCGACAAGAAAAAACAATTATATCTGTTGAGCTTGACGAGACCACCCCCTCAAATCTTAGTAGCTTTACCGGCCGAATCATCGAAAACAAACTACTTACACATGACATAGCTAAGGTCACCATCAAACTAAGCCAGCCACTTAAATTCATTGCCGGCCAATACGCAAATATTAAAGCTCAAAGTCTTGCACGCGAAAGGAACTATTCATTTGCCAGCGCTCCAGAAGACGCTGGCGTTTCCGACGTTATTTTTTATATCAGAAAAGTAGACGGCGGCGGATTTACTGAACGTTTATTTTCTGGAAACATGCAAAACGAAATATTAGATTTAACCGGACCTCATGGAAACTTCCACCTAAGAGACAGTGTTTCTCCTATGCTGTGCATTGCTGGCGGTAGTGGTCTAGCGCCCATCTTCAGCATATTAAAAGATGCAATTAATAATAATGTAAATAGACCTTGCGCTCTTTTAGTCGGCGCTCGAACTCAAAAAGACTTATATGAACTAGATGTTATAAAGGAAATATCAGATAAATGGAACGGTGACTTTTTGTTCCTACCAGTCCTCTCACATGAACCTAAGGAAAGCACATGGGACGGGGCTCGCGGCCTCGTGACGGAATTCATACTAGATGCATTTCCGAATATTGAGACTGAAAATGCTGAAGCCTATATGTGCGGGCCACCAGGAATGATTGACGCAGGAATCGCCACACTGACAGAGAATGGTGTACAACTTAGCTCGATACATTACGACAAGTTTACAGACCAAAGCCATAGCGCGAAGATGTCGTAG
- a CDS encoding NAD(P)-dependent alcohol dehydrogenase encodes MLKPSPLKALAAVVREVGGDFVLEEIELDAPREYEVRVKLVGCGICHTDIAVQKGFASPLPIVLGHEGSGIVESVGDKVTKVKPGDSVVLSYDYCASCPNCRINAPAYCYNFFAHNFGGSRPDDQSVPAHDLKNSIYSNFFGQSSFAQYAIAHERNTVPVSSSLPLELLGPLGCGIQTGVGTVLNSMKIRPNESLIIFGGGAVGLSALLGAKTVDGTVVTVVEPNPARRLLATELGATNVVDPATVTNMLEYIQQLHQGGVQHAIDTTGIPSLIGTGVDSLMPNGTLYMIGVPPADATLPSNLLSMLLRGVGIKAVLEGDAVSNDFIPELIKLYEDGKLPFEKLIKKYKFSDINQAIKDSLSGATVKPILIF; translated from the coding sequence ATGCTAAAACCATCCCCCCTAAAAGCCTTAGCAGCCGTAGTACGAGAAGTAGGCGGAGATTTTGTATTAGAGGAAATTGAACTTGACGCCCCACGCGAATACGAAGTAAGAGTTAAATTGGTAGGTTGCGGTATATGCCATACCGATATAGCAGTTCAAAAAGGTTTCGCCTCCCCACTTCCGATCGTTCTTGGCCACGAAGGCTCCGGTATTGTTGAATCCGTAGGCGACAAAGTAACAAAAGTTAAACCTGGAGATAGCGTCGTACTTAGTTACGACTATTGCGCTTCCTGCCCGAACTGCAGAATAAACGCACCAGCCTATTGCTATAACTTTTTTGCCCACAATTTCGGCGGATCGAGACCCGACGATCAAAGTGTGCCAGCACACGATCTCAAAAATTCCATTTATTCCAACTTTTTCGGTCAATCCTCCTTCGCTCAATACGCTATAGCGCACGAAAGAAACACCGTCCCCGTCTCATCGTCCTTACCGCTAGAACTTCTTGGACCTTTAGGATGCGGCATACAGACAGGAGTGGGCACAGTACTAAACTCCATGAAAATTCGCCCAAACGAATCTCTAATTATCTTTGGTGGAGGCGCGGTTGGATTAAGCGCATTACTCGGCGCAAAAACTGTAGATGGAACTGTCGTGACGGTAGTAGAGCCCAATCCCGCCCGACGCCTGCTAGCAACGGAACTCGGAGCCACGAATGTCGTTGATCCTGCTACAGTAACAAATATGCTAGAGTATATTCAGCAGCTCCATCAAGGCGGGGTGCAGCACGCAATTGATACGACAGGCATACCCAGCCTCATCGGCACCGGCGTAGATTCATTAATGCCAAACGGAACCCTGTACATGATTGGCGTCCCTCCAGCTGATGCTACGCTACCCTCAAATCTATTGAGCATGCTTCTTCGGGGCGTTGGAATCAAAGCCGTACTCGAAGGAGACGCAGTGTCTAACGACTTCATCCCAGAACTGATTAAGCTTTATGAGGATGGGAAACTACCATTTGAAAAACTAATCAAAAAATATAAATTTTCCGATATAAATCAAGCTATCAAAGACTCTTTAAGTGGCGCCACAGTAAAGCCTATTTTGATATTTTGA
- a CDS encoding TonB-dependent receptor yields the protein MTKVNNIISKSSKLIPGIAVAATIVYSASSFSQVADGEKKRSSSRLIEEVMVTAQKREENQQDVAIAISAFSGDRLEAQGVETTIDLQLVTPSLTMTSTAGFTLIYLRGIGSSAFISSFDPSVATYVDGIYVPMQQGAVTDLAGIERVEVLKGPQGTLFGRNSTGGAISITSKTPGDELEANLSADIANYDSEKYKFYVAGPITDTISGSVSGVKSVADSYYTLVDNEGNERDGLQGESTEGARLRFRWSPSDWFEMNVAGYKIDFGSGMAMLEANNSPSAIGTAAGAQPADDYETNVSSPPRALSSVTTKYLDLFAELPLFDLKMIYGDQDVQTDEIVWDFDGGNVDALSFTTFNLPNQLETLELQFLSNESTPSWMSWVAGLYFLKQHSGYDPFILTAAGAGGERPGGALLGLVSQETLNIALAAAPQLGGVPLLAGPGLKLNLFGVMDTTSNSIFAQGSFDITDGLSVTVGGRYQEEERILVKQHVSAPNADGGETIIFQYDEPNVQETNFAPKISLEYRALDNLLFYTTWTRGYKSGSYNVLSIYNPPQYVRPEVVTSKEFGGKTEFFDGGMRLNFAVFDTTIENLQELSISVLQGGVLSAENAATANSRGFEFDAVLVPFSNNVGFAVTVSGTYLEPFYEDYPNATGFDDTTGFPYNDGDFSGNQIARVPKKTAAISLSQLIEFQDSELEIGVDGYYNSGMYFHPQNSDSSYQEAYSIVSARIGFFYIPWGLRLTAYGQNITDEAYVSDSSTIDVGTKVRFGPPLEYGLKLSFDY from the coding sequence GTGACGAAAGTTAATAATATAATAAGTAAGTCCAGCAAACTAATTCCAGGTATCGCTGTAGCAGCTACTATAGTCTATTCCGCGAGTTCATTTTCTCAGGTAGCAGATGGGGAAAAGAAAAGGTCGTCGAGCAGGCTGATCGAAGAGGTTATGGTAACAGCGCAAAAAAGAGAAGAAAATCAGCAGGATGTAGCAATCGCTATATCCGCTTTTTCAGGAGATAGGCTGGAAGCTCAGGGCGTGGAGACAACAATAGACCTGCAACTTGTAACACCGAGTTTGACAATGACGAGTACCGCCGGCTTTACCTTGATTTATTTGCGCGGAATCGGGTCTTCGGCCTTTATATCCTCTTTTGATCCTTCAGTGGCAACATATGTCGACGGGATTTACGTGCCAATGCAGCAGGGTGCGGTTACTGATCTAGCTGGTATAGAGCGAGTTGAGGTGTTAAAGGGCCCACAAGGAACATTGTTTGGGCGAAATTCGACTGGGGGAGCTATTAGTATTACTTCAAAGACTCCTGGCGATGAGCTCGAGGCCAATCTGTCTGCTGACATAGCGAATTATGACAGTGAAAAATATAAATTTTATGTGGCGGGTCCGATAACTGATACGATCTCTGGAAGCGTTTCGGGGGTAAAGTCCGTCGCCGATTCATATTACACGTTGGTAGATAATGAAGGTAATGAACGCGATGGCCTTCAGGGAGAATCGACAGAAGGTGCGCGGTTGCGCTTTAGATGGTCGCCAAGTGATTGGTTCGAGATGAATGTGGCTGGATATAAAATAGATTTCGGTTCGGGTATGGCGATGTTGGAAGCAAACAACAGTCCATCAGCTATCGGGACTGCCGCGGGTGCCCAGCCAGCAGATGACTATGAAACAAATGTAAGCTCGCCACCTCGCGCGTTAAGTAGTGTAACGACTAAATATTTAGATCTATTTGCAGAGCTCCCATTGTTTGACCTCAAGATGATCTACGGGGATCAAGATGTGCAGACGGACGAGATCGTATGGGATTTTGATGGGGGAAATGTAGATGCACTTTCGTTTACAACGTTTAATTTGCCGAATCAGCTTGAAACGTTGGAGTTACAATTTTTATCAAATGAAAGCACTCCAAGTTGGATGTCTTGGGTGGCTGGTCTTTACTTTCTTAAACAGCATTCGGGGTACGACCCCTTTATACTCACAGCTGCCGGTGCGGGCGGGGAGCGACCTGGCGGGGCGCTATTAGGGTTGGTGTCGCAGGAAACTTTAAATATTGCTTTGGCGGCGGCGCCGCAGCTTGGGGGTGTGCCCTTGTTGGCCGGCCCTGGGCTAAAACTAAATCTGTTTGGAGTGATGGACACAACGTCTAACTCAATTTTTGCGCAAGGGTCTTTCGATATTACTGATGGGTTAAGCGTTACTGTCGGGGGCCGGTATCAGGAAGAAGAGCGGATTCTGGTTAAGCAACATGTGTCAGCCCCAAATGCAGATGGTGGTGAAACTATTATCTTTCAATATGATGAGCCGAATGTGCAAGAAACGAACTTCGCACCCAAAATATCACTTGAATATAGAGCGCTTGATAATCTCCTGTTTTATACCACCTGGACCAGAGGTTATAAAAGCGGTAGTTATAATGTCCTAAGTATTTACAATCCTCCGCAGTATGTTCGTCCAGAGGTTGTGACCTCCAAAGAGTTTGGTGGGAAAACCGAATTTTTTGATGGTGGGATGAGGCTGAATTTTGCAGTATTTGATACGACGATAGAAAACCTCCAAGAGCTTTCTATATCTGTTCTCCAAGGCGGAGTACTTTCGGCAGAGAACGCAGCAACTGCGAATAGTCGAGGTTTCGAATTTGATGCGGTTTTAGTTCCATTTTCTAATAATGTTGGATTTGCAGTGACTGTAAGTGGTACTTATTTGGAGCCGTTTTATGAAGACTACCCAAATGCGACCGGTTTTGATGACACAACTGGTTTTCCGTACAATGATGGCGACTTTTCTGGTAATCAGATTGCGAGAGTTCCGAAGAAAACAGCTGCCATATCACTCTCTCAGCTTATAGAATTTCAGGATTCTGAGTTAGAGATAGGGGTAGACGGATATTATAATAGTGGGATGTACTTCCATCCGCAAAATTCAGATTCATCTTATCAAGAAGCTTATAGCATAGTGAGTGCTAGGATCGGATTCTTTTATATTCCGTGGGGCCTTCGGCTCACAGCGTATGGCCAAAATATAACCGACGAAGCATATGTTAGTGATAGTAGCACTATAGACGTTGGAACAAAGGTAAGGTTCGGTCCACCGTTAGAGTATGGGCTAAAATTGAGCTTTGATTATTGA
- a CDS encoding VOC family protein — protein sequence MSGALVKDIAYVRIVTSNFVESIDFAVNVLGLEISFKDKNKAYLRSDNRYCTICYEYGVNSEQVVGFEIDGPNELRVATNALEERGVPLRWGTREECAERHVEEFISFSDPSGNMIEMVTYPEYTGRRHYPSRDAGITKFSHVGLFSKDPRSDQDFWCSIFNGRVSDWAGQIALLRFNEVHHTLALTPREESGIHHINFQVESIDDVMRSYYFLRERGTKIIFGPGRHPTSSAVFLYFQGPDNLVYEYSCGVRSILDEEGHRPRQFSRSNWGACLWGARPNGFLPDG from the coding sequence ATGTCTGGCGCCTTGGTTAAAGATATAGCGTATGTACGTATTGTTACAAGTAATTTTGTAGAGTCAATTGATTTTGCGGTTAATGTCCTTGGATTAGAGATTTCTTTTAAAGACAAAAACAAAGCGTACCTACGGTCAGATAATAGGTATTGCACAATATGCTATGAATATGGGGTGAACTCAGAACAGGTCGTAGGTTTTGAAATTGATGGGCCGAATGAGTTGCGGGTAGCTACAAATGCCCTGGAGGAGCGTGGGGTTCCACTTCGCTGGGGCACGCGGGAAGAGTGCGCTGAACGTCATGTGGAGGAATTTATCTCTTTCAGTGATCCGTCGGGAAATATGATTGAGATGGTGACTTATCCTGAATATACCGGCCGGAGGCATTATCCTTCTCGAGACGCTGGTATCACGAAATTCAGCCATGTAGGACTTTTTTCGAAAGACCCAAGGTCTGACCAGGATTTTTGGTGCTCTATTTTTAATGGGCGCGTAAGTGACTGGGCGGGACAAATTGCATTGCTTCGATTTAATGAGGTTCATCACACTCTAGCGCTAACGCCGAGAGAGGAGTCGGGGATTCATCATATTAATTTTCAGGTGGAATCTATTGATGATGTTATGCGGTCTTACTATTTCTTGAGGGAGCGTGGGACCAAAATAATATTTGGTCCAGGGAGGCATCCAACGTCAAGTGCTGTTTTTTTATATTTTCAAGGGCCGGACAATCTAGTCTACGAATATTCATGCGGTGTTCGGAGTATTTTGGATGAGGAGGGTCACAGGCCGAGACAGTTTTCGAGAAGTAATTGGGGGGCTTGTCTATGGGGAGCAAGGCCAAACGGGTTTTTGCCGGATGGCTAA
- a CDS encoding alkane 1-monooxygenase encodes MDYIKYWVPVLAVVVGYLGMIAGGVWVWSGFATLPLLAVMDSIASHDLSVRNMKDGIGALLPLWLSALGPVGLYIVFAYHVSLGDGPLVVLGAMLTLAWLNTAPLLPACHELFHRRGAFSRTLGRYCQVGYFDPMRDIAHVVGHHIDVATYEDGDTSRRGETLYFFALDAMFKSVQHSIRMECQANEAAGRSRWSIGNRLYRSVAALILFHLVIYFIGGVFALGVALCAQLIARFLVEAFNYFQHYGVVRISGKPIQRRHLWNHHKWFSRVYTFEITNHAEHHLDSYKEYYKLVPDEGSIRMPSIFICFFLGLVPPLWEKYIIRPSLQKWDDEYASEDERAVGENDNKLAGWL; translated from the coding sequence GTGGATTATATAAAGTATTGGGTTCCAGTATTGGCGGTGGTCGTTGGTTATTTGGGTATGATTGCTGGCGGGGTGTGGGTGTGGTCAGGTTTTGCAACGCTACCTTTGCTGGCTGTAATGGATTCAATTGCTAGCCATGACCTAAGTGTAAGGAATATGAAGGACGGTATCGGTGCTTTGTTGCCGTTATGGTTGTCCGCGTTAGGCCCGGTTGGGTTATACATTGTTTTTGCTTATCACGTTAGTTTGGGTGACGGTCCGCTGGTTGTGCTGGGTGCAATGTTGACACTTGCATGGCTCAATACCGCTCCCTTGCTCCCTGCTTGCCATGAGCTATTTCACCGAAGGGGCGCCTTCTCGAGAACTCTTGGTAGATACTGCCAGGTCGGTTATTTTGATCCAATGAGGGATATAGCGCATGTAGTTGGTCATCATATAGACGTGGCTACATACGAAGATGGCGATACCTCGAGGAGGGGCGAAACACTTTATTTCTTCGCTTTGGATGCGATGTTTAAGTCTGTTCAGCATTCAATTCGTATGGAGTGCCAAGCAAATGAGGCGGCCGGTCGATCACGGTGGAGTATTGGGAATAGGCTATATAGATCAGTAGCTGCACTGATATTATTTCATCTCGTTATCTACTTTATTGGTGGGGTGTTTGCCTTGGGTGTCGCGTTATGCGCGCAATTGATTGCTAGATTTTTAGTAGAGGCATTCAACTATTTTCAGCATTATGGGGTAGTTCGGATTTCCGGGAAGCCGATTCAGCGACGCCACCTCTGGAACCACCATAAATGGTTTTCTCGCGTTTATACTTTTGAGATAACTAATCACGCAGAGCATCATCTTGATTCCTACAAGGAGTATTACAAATTGGTACCGGATGAGGGGAGTATAAGAATGCCTAGTATATTTATATGCTTCTTTTTAGGGTTAGTTCCTCCGTTGTGGGAAAAATATATCATTCGACCATCTTTGCAGAAATGGGATGACGAATATGCTAGCGAGGATGAGCGCGCTGTGGGGGAAAATGATAACAAGCTGGCAGGATGGTTATAA